AGTTCTGAGGCACAATCCTATGTCCCTGGTTACAGCTATAAATATGATGTAAACAAGGGTTCTTGAACTATGCCCACAACTCAAAAACTTGAGAAAATTAgttcttgatattttttttcacattcaATGAAGGTGCATTTTAGCTCGTAgtataaatttaagtattttatcTTAAAACATACTTCTACCTAAAGCCTTAAAATTTCCAAGTAATTGCTTTGCGTCTTTGAGCATGTATAGATCCTTTGATTATATCTCTCCAAAAATCCAATTGTTGGGAATAATATCTTAaattcaattcatttttttttcagtatTTTCAGTCCAAGATCATTATTAGTCAAAATGATTACCCGTTTACCTTTGTTgaataatttgattatatttgtaaaatttaaaatatgtaaatagttttattttggTTTGATAACACTAAATtatgaaacaaataaaattgaGACTCATATCTTTGGAAATGAATTTGGTTCATGTTTGATACTAAAGCTTATAATGGCTTAAATAGACTTAGAAATGCTTCTATGTTGTTCAGTCTTGCCGATCTAAGTGGTAAGGTATTTCAATCAGCTTAGGCTGAGAGCACTACTATGGGTCCAATTTTAGGTCGTGATCTACATTTCTACACATGTTTAATAAAAATAGCCAGATTGTAGATACAAGCtgttgaattttaaaattaggctATATACAAGATAACATCATGCATAATTAAGATGGCCTTCAACAAAAACAAGCAAAGAGTATAAATACTTACATATGCAGTTTTACTGCCATTCACAGACAGAGAGGAAAGATAATCAAACAAGGGTTCTTGACACTCGCTAAGATTGCAAGGAAGAGCAGGCCAATAGTTCATTTCAAGATTGATGTTCAAGTGGGGGGCTCCACTAGGAAAAACAAAGTAATCATTATTAGTctcagattaaaaaaattaatgcaagGCTTCCTTGCAAGTGAATCGGGAACCAAATGTTGTGGTAGAtacaaagaaaatgaaaatagaaacCTGATTAATCCTGTAATAACAGATAGCAAGCCTTGTTTAAAGTATAATTCTATACAACTCAAAGTATCATTCTTCTTGTTTAAAACCATATCCATTGAAATAAAACAGAATGTAAACGTACTCCCAAGTAGGCTCAAGATCTTTGTTCCAAATTCCCTGTAGGTTTGCCACCTGAGTTCCAGGGCGCGAAGAAGAAATAAGCAAATATCGACCATATTGAAATAGAAGCTCCACCAATGATGGATCTTCATCAGTCTGAAATGATTTCACTCTGTCAGAGGTTGAAACTTGTGTTACACTGTCCACTAGAGACAGATTAGCAACCGTTGGCACAAGCTTCTTCAATTCCAAAGAGCTGTCTTCTGAAATATTCAGCTGGGTGCTTCTCATAAGCTTCAGCGATACTCGGTGAAAAAGATCTTGATAGTCTTTTAAATGGTGTGCATAGAGGTCAGAATATGATACATTGCTTATTGAGCTTAATGTACTGAAACACGCAGAAGTAGGATCCTTTTTAGAATCTGAAGGTGGTGTGAATGGGTCACTGAAGGAAGACGAAGCAACGAGAAGTAAAACAGCCCAATCTGAAGCCTCAACCTTCAACTTGTTGTCGTCCAAAACAGTGACAACGCCATTTTTACCACCAATCTTCAGATCAAGAATTGCCGAGAATTGAATTCCCTGCGGAGTATCTTGTGGGCTGTGTTGGAGTTGAGGTGAGACCCTTTTACCAGGACACGATCCCTTCATTATAATCTGATTGGTGCCGTTTAAGTAGGTTTGATTAATCATTTTGCTCTGTAGAGAAAGTGTGAATGAAAGTCTGGCATTTTGAGTGGCGGAAATGTTGGTGACAATGACTTGATCTGGGTAGGAGGCAAAATGCTCCCTTTTGAACTGAACATCTCCAACGGAATAGTTGACTTTGACAGTAGCAGTATCCAAGTCCAGCTCCCTCTGGTAACTTTGTTGGCCGCCGGTGAGATGTGAATAATCGAAGTCCAATTTTATATCGCCGAGAAGTTGGTAGGCCTGCGCATAACAATTCATGAACAGAATGATTGGCGAAATTGAAATGTGTTACAAATTCCGAGAGATAACATTGCTAGGCACAATAAAACGACAGCTTTGGAAATCGTTGctccgtcacggttttgtcAAGAGTGTTACATTACATACCTCGGATGGATTTGATCCTGTTAAGGCAGAAGCAGCAGCAGTGGCTTGTGGATATTGTTGACGGTTAACGAGGTTTCTAACGCGAGAAAGGGCTTGTGGAGCTTTGGAATTAGTGTAGTCCGCGGGTGTACCAGTCCAGAGCGTGTCCTCTGAAagcaaaaaaaaacatacaaacaTGCACTGATTGTGTGGTCTGAAAGGAAACcggtgaagatgaagatgaagatgaagagtACCGTTGAGGTGGATGGTTTCGGAATGGAGGTGGCCGCAGATCATGGCTCCGAGGCGTCCATTGCCAATGGGAAGGGCATCAGTCCAGTGCTTCCCACCTTCTTCT
The sequence above is a segment of the Phaseolus vulgaris cultivar G19833 chromosome 2, P. vulgaris v2.0, whole genome shotgun sequence genome. Coding sequences within it:
- the LOC137810443 gene encoding alpha-L-fucosidase 2-like isoform X2 — encoded protein: MEASDLKIRFGEEGGKHWTDALPIGNGRLGAMICGHLHSETIHLNEDTLWTGTPADYTNSKAPQALSRVRNLVNRQQYPQATAAASALTGSNPSEAYQLLGDIKLDFDYSHLTGGQQSYQRELDLDTATVKVNYSVGDVQFKREHFASYPDQVIVTNISATQNARLSFTLSLQSKMINQTYLNGTNQIIMKGSCPGKRVSPQLQHSPQDTPQGIQFSAILDLKIGGKNGVVTVLDDNKLKVEASDWAVLLLVASSSFSDPFTPPSDSKKDPTSACFSTLSSISNVSYSDLYAHHLKDYQDLFHRVSLKLMRSTQLNISEDSSLELKKLVPTVANLSLVDSVTQVSTSDRVKSFQTDEDPSLVELLFQYGRYLLISSSRPGTQVANLQGIWNKDLEPTWDGAPHLNINLEMNYWPALPCNLSECQEPLFDYLSSLSVNGSKTAYVNYQASGWVAHSKSDIWARTSAGHGDVLWALWPMGGAWLCTHLWEHYAYTMDKDFLEYKAYPIMEGCVSFLLSWLIEGNEGYLETNPSTSPEHNFIAPNGEPACVSQSSTMDVAIIHEVFSKFLSAAEVIGRTKDNIVRKVSEAQPRLRPLYIAQDGSIMEWVKDFKDPEVHHRHLSHLFGLFPGHTITLEQTPALFEAAEKSLYKREVFMQKFIQTHS
- the LOC137810443 gene encoding alpha-L-fucosidase 2-like isoform X1, which encodes MEASDLKIRFGEEGGKHWTDALPIGNGRLGAMICGHLHSETIHLNEDTLWTGTPADYTNSKAPQALSRVRNLVNRQQYPQATAAASALTGSNPSEAYQLLGDIKLDFDYSHLTGGQQSYQRELDLDTATVKVNYSVGDVQFKREHFASYPDQVIVTNISATQNARLSFTLSLQSKMINQTYLNGTNQIIMKGSCPGKRVSPQLQHSPQDTPQGIQFSAILDLKIGGKNGVVTVLDDNKLKVEASDWAVLLLVASSSFSDPFTPPSDSKKDPTSACFSTLSSISNVSYSDLYAHHLKDYQDLFHRVSLKLMRSTQLNISEDSSLELKKLVPTVANLSLVDSVTQVSTSDRVKSFQTDEDPSLVELLFQYGRYLLISSSRPGTQVANLQGIWNKDLEPTWDGAPHLNINLEMNYWPALPCNLSECQEPLFDYLSSLSVNGSKTAYVNYQASGWVAHSKSDIWARTSAGHGDVLWALWPMGGAWLCTHLWEHYAYTMDKDFLEYKAYPIMEGCVSFLLSWLIEGNEGYLETNPSTSPEHNFIAPNGEPACVSQSSTMDVAIIHEVFSKFLSAAEVIGRTKDNIVRKVSEAQPRLRPLYIAQDGSIMEWVKDFKDPEVHHRHLSHLFGLFPGHTITLEQTPALFEAAEKSLYKRGEEGPGWSTTWKTACWARLQNSSNAYKMIKRLINLVDPDHEIPFQGGLYSNLFAAHPPFQIDANFGFAAAVAEMFVQSTLSDLFLLPALPWEKWPNGSLKGLKARGGTTVNICWREGDLQEFGIWSEEQTRTTLTKRIHYKGTMVTTDLITGIFYKFNGQLKCLNSCSLSEMACS